The Clostridia bacterium region ATAACCGCCTGCTACCCGGGAGTGGTGAAGGCCTGGCACTACCACCGCCGGCAGTGGGACCATTTCGTGTGCGTGGGCGGCATGGCCAAGGTGGTGCTGTACGACCCCCGCGAGGACAGCCCCACCAGGGGGGTGGTGAACGAGTTTCACCTGGGCCACCTTAACCCCTGCCTGTTGAAGATACCGCCCCTGGTCTACCACGGGTTCACCGCCGAGGGCGGGCAAACGGCCTTAATTGTCAACTTTCCCACCGAGCTGTACGACTACGAGCAGCCGGACGAGCAGCGCCTGCCCTATAACGACCCGTCCATCCCCTACTGTTGGGAGATCAAGCATGGCTAGCGGGAAGGCCCTGGTGACCGGGGCGGCCGGCATGCTGGGCCGGGCGGTAGCGGCGGAGTTCCGGGCCCGGGGCCGGGAGGTGGTAGCCCTTGCCCGGCAGGAGCTGGACGTGACCGACTTTGCCGCCATCCGCCACTCCCTCACCCTTCACCGGCCGGAGGTGGTGGTGAACTGCGCCGCCTACACCGACGTGGACGGCGCCGAGGCGGACTACCCCCGGGCGCTGCGGGTGAACGGGCTGGGCCCAAAGTATCTCGCCCTGGCCTGCCGGGAGGCGGGGGCGGTGCTGGTGCACCTCAGCACCGACTACGTGTTCGACGGCGCCAAGCCGGGTCCCTATGAGGTTTACGACCCGCCGCAGCCGCTCAACGCTTACGGCCGGAGCAAGCTCTGGGGAGAGCGGGCGGTGGCCGAGGCGGGAGGCCGTTACTTCATTGTGCGTACCAGTTGGCTCTTTGGCCCCGGCGGCAGGAACTTCGTGGAAACCATGCTGAAGCTGGGCCGCGAGCGGGGCGCGGTCAGGGTGGTGGCCGACCAGCGGGGCTGCCCCACCTACACCCGGGACCTGGCCCGGGCCATCGCCGATCTGGCGGCTACGGGCGGCTGCGGCACCTACCACGCGACCAACCGCGGCTCCACCACCTGGTACGAGTTCGCCCTGGCCATCTTCAAGCTGGCCGGCCTGCCCGTGACGGTAAGCCCGTGCGCCACGGCGGAGTTCTCGCGCCCGGCCCGGCGGCCGGCCGATTCCGTGCTGGACCCGTTTCCCCTGGAGGAGACCCTGGGCTACCGGCTGCCGCCCTGGGAGGACGCGCTGGAGAGGTACCTGCGAGAGCGGTCATGCGAAGCCTAGAGTTCGTGGCCATGCTCACGCCGGAGGACAGATACCGCCATTTCCACCGCCGGGTGGGCAAACGGGTGGTGGAGTTCCGTGTTCAGTACGAAACCAAATTGGGCGGCGAGTGGTACCCGGTCGTTCGGTACGATACGGCCCACGGGTTCGCTCACCGTGACCTGATCGACAGGCACGGAAGGCAGAGAAAGGCTCCTATCTTCGCCAGGAGCCTGAACGAGGCCTTGATCTTTGCCGAGTATGACATAAAATCTAACTGGCGGATGTATAAGAGAGACTTCTTAAGGGGTGAGAACCCTTGACAAGCGACGAGTTCTTCCAAAGGAACTCCGAGCTGGCCATCGAGTTCAGCCGCTACCTCCTGGAGCACCCCGAGCTGGACAACCGCCTGCCCGGGGACGCGGCCTTGATCTTCCTGCCCGAGTTTGACCACGAGTTGCGGGAGTTCAACCTCCAGATGGCCAGGGAGATCCAGCAGGAGGGCGGCAAGGTGGTTTTCGTGAAGATTTCGCGGCTGAGGCCGCATAGCACCTCAAGATTGGAAGGAGTTGCCATTGAGCGTTAGACAGACCAAGACCGTTCTGGTGACCGGTGGAGCCGGCTTTATCGGCTCGAACTTCATCCGCTACGCCCTGGCGAATTACTGGACCGAAGAATAGTGAACCTGGATAAGCTCCCCAGCCCGCAGGGCAGGCCTTGTGAGAAGCCCTTGCGGCGTGTCCCAGTTGCCATCACCAGGTTCCAGGCATACCGCCTGGTGGCGGCTCGCAGTGCCCCCATACGTTTTAAGGAGGGTGGGATGCGGCAATGCAGGCTGTGAACGGGGCCACCCCAAGTGCGGAAGGCCAGTGCCGTGGGCTGAGGATTGTACCGGTGCACCACTCGTCCTCCTTCCTGCAGGAAGTAATAAAACTGTGGCGGGCTCATAGCGCAACGTTGGGGTACTTCCCTGAGGGCGCCTTTGTAGACTACGCGCGTCGTGGCTGGATTCTTGTTGCACTGCCCGCAGAGCAAAAGTGCGTAGGATACTTAGCATATAGAGTTTCCAACAACCGCGCCATGATCGTCCACCTTTGCGTTGAGCCGGCGAGTAGGGGGCAAGGAGTAGCAAGGGCCCTCGTTCAGCACTTGCGCAGAGAGACAAAGCACCTACAAGGAATTGGCTTGTGGTGTCGCCGCGACTACGTGGCACATGATCTGTGGCCTCGTCTGGGTTTCGTGGCAAGATCGGACAGACAAGGGCGAAGCTACACCGGTAGCTACCTAACCTTCTGGTGGCTAGACCATGGACATCCCAATCTTTTTACCCCGGCTGATGAAAAACGCCTGGCTTCGAAACTCAAAGCGGTGATGGATGCTAACGTATTTTACGACCTAGACGCCGAGCCGAGTTTGGACAACGAAGAATCGAAGGCACTTGTTGCCGATTGGCTTCATGACAGCGTAGAGTTGTGCCTTACTGACGAGATCTACAACGAAATTAACCGCAATCGGGACCCGCACGAGCGAAAGCGTCGCCGTGCTTTTGCGTCGACGTTCACACATCTACCGTGCAAGCTAGAAGATATGCAAAACGCAATCACGGTAATAGGTAGACTTTTTCCTAGCCAAATGAAACCACGTGAGGAGTCCGACCTCCGTCAGGTCGCCCGCGCAATTGGTGGCGGCGCTCACTTTTTCGTTACTCGAGACAAGGACTTACTAGCTAAGGCAGAAGATATTTACCAGGCCAGCGGGATGGCAGTAATACGCCCCTGTGATCTCATTATACACCTGGATGCGTTATCCAGGCGAGCAAAATATCAGCCTGCTCGTTTAGCAGGTTCGCTAGTAAGGATTAAGTTGCTGCCTAGCGGGCAAGGTGATCTAATAACCAGACTGTTCCGTTGCCCTCAGCAGGGCGAGAGTATGGCCGAATTCCGTCGGCAGCTTAATCGCTTTCTGGCTGATCCTAAGACCTTTGAGACTTATATGGTCAACGATGCTGAACAGAATTACCTTGCGTTAGTTGTATACGCAAGGCCAAGCGAGAATGAACTCCAAATACCCCTCCTTCGCGTGACGCCCGGCCCGCTAGCCCAAGCCATGGCACAGCGACTGGTCTTTTGCGGCGTACTCAGCGCTGGCAGAGAGAAGCGTGTGCTTACGAGGGTCACTGATAAATACCTCCACGATGTTATCCCGCCAATCCTCCAAGACACTGGATTTTGCCATCGTAATGGCATATGGACTAAAGTTAATCTGCCTGCGGTAGAGGAAGCCAAAACAATCACGGCTGAACTGCAGGCGCTGGCTACGAGGTATTCTGACGTACGCAATCACCTCTTGCGCATAGCCGACGTCCTGCAGAAGGCAATGGACACCAACGACGTACGCACCATAGCGCTTATAGAGAAATACCTTTGGCCCGTAAAGGTTTTGGATGCACACATTCCGTGCTTTGTAGTACCGATACAGCCTCGCTGGGCTATGCATCTTTTCGACGAGGAGTTGGCCAGGCAAAGCCTCTTCGGAGCGAAGGCAGAAGTGGCACTTGCCCAGGAAAACGTATACTATCGCGCCGCCCGTCCTAAGGTTCTCTCAGCTCCTGGTCGGGTACTTTGGTACGTAAGCCAGGAGGAAGGCTGTCTGGGTTCCAAGCACATTAGGGCCTGTTCCATGCTTGACGAACTAGTAATCGGCAAACCCAAGGACCTGTTTCGGCAGTTTCGGCGTCTAGGCATATA contains the following coding sequences:
- a CDS encoding dTDP-4-dehydrorhamnose 3,5-epimerase family protein is translated as MHLIEGVAVRKLRLIPDERGYLMEMLRTDWPEFSRFGQAYITACYPGVVKAWHYHRRQWDHFVCVGGMAKVVLYDPREDSPTRGVVNEFHLGHLNPCLLKIPPLVYHGFTAEGGQTALIVNFPTELYDYEQPDEQRLPYNDPSIPYCWEIKHG
- the rfbD gene encoding dTDP-4-dehydrorhamnose reductase, yielding MASGKALVTGAAGMLGRAVAAEFRARGREVVALARQELDVTDFAAIRHSLTLHRPEVVVNCAAYTDVDGAEADYPRALRVNGLGPKYLALACREAGAVLVHLSTDYVFDGAKPGPYEVYDPPQPLNAYGRSKLWGERAVAEAGGRYFIVRTSWLFGPGGRNFVETMLKLGRERGAVRVVADQRGCPTYTRDLARAIADLAATGGCGTYHATNRGSTTWYEFALAIFKLAGLPVTVSPCATAEFSRPARRPADSVLDPFPLEETLGYRLPPWEDALERYLRERSCEA